One part of the Leptolyngbya sp. FACHB-261 genome encodes these proteins:
- a CDS encoding pentapeptide repeat-containing protein encodes MKLKTLILTLCCFAALGCAKPDPSQQLLKTKTCKQCDLNGASLKAAQLSGADLSETRLNGADLSSADLTNANLSGAFFDSANLSNANLSNANLSQAGLAAANLSGANLSGANLSSAFLRGAELKGTNLNNINLQDADLSGAKVDPAVLKAAKANLKGAILPDGSVQQ; translated from the coding sequence ATGAAACTCAAAACGCTAATTCTGACGCTTTGCTGTTTTGCGGCTCTGGGTTGTGCCAAACCCGACCCCAGCCAGCAACTCTTAAAAACGAAAACTTGCAAGCAATGTGACTTGAACGGTGCTAGCTTGAAAGCAGCTCAGCTTAGCGGCGCAGACCTCAGTGAAACTCGACTGAATGGGGCTGACTTGAGCAGCGCTGACCTGACAAATGCCAACCTCAGCGGTGCTTTCTTTGATAGCGCCAACCTCAGCAACGCCAATCTCAGTAACGCTAACTTAAGCCAGGCTGGTTTAGCGGCGGCCAACTTAAGTGGAGCCAACTTGAGTGGGGCCAATCTAAGCAGTGCCTTCTTGAGAGGGGCGGAACTAAAGGGCACGAATTTGAACAATATCAATCTTCAGGATGCTGATCTGAGTGGAGCCAAGGTGGATCCGGCAGTTCTGAAAGCAGCCAAAGCCAATCTCAAAGGCGCAATTCTACCAGACGGCAGCGTTCAGCAGTAA